TGATATGGCTCTTGATGGATTCGTCCGGGATAAAACATCGTGGGTGTTTTTTGATAAGATAGACAAGGCTTTTGACAGTGAAATAAATAAACTCGGCAAGATTGGAAAAGGATGGTGGGTTTTTGATGAATTGGAAGGACGTTATTCAAAAAGATTGGATAAATTAATAGATATGAAAAAACACTGGGGATTGTTTAAAAAAGTGGATGGTTCCTATGAAGCTTCCCTTGACAAGGTCATTTATAATATCCTGGGGTTAGAGGAATTAAGATTATGCAGAATTGAACCTGAACAGGAAAAAATACCAGGAGAAAAAGCCGCCCCCTGGTTTATGAAATTAACCAGGGATTTAACGCTTGTTCACAGCGGTGATATAAGCACTTACATCACATGGATTATTTTTACGCTTACTTTAATAATTGCTTTTCTTATCGGTTTTGTCTTTATTGAATCTTTTCAGATGGCTCTATTCGTTTTTCTGCCGGTGTTTATCGCCATTATTATCGGGACCGCGTTCTTTATTAAATAGAAGCGGCTTCAACAAATTTATTGCTCTTTCTTTCTGCCTAAAACTTCCTTTACTTTTTCAATCACCTCTTTCGCCTGGAAAGGAAGATTAATATAATCATCGGCGCCGGTATCCTGCACGATTTTTATCAGGCGGTCTCTCCCGATAGCTGAAACAAAAATTACCGGGATTTTTTTAAAATCCTTGTCATTTTTTAACTTATTGTAAACCTCAGCACCATTAATATCGGGTAAATTATAATCCAATAAGATAAGCTGGTATTCGTTGGTTTTTGCCCTGTTAACACCATCCATTCCGGTCTCAGCGCAATCCACGGAATACCCGGCCTCACTGAGTCTTATTTCAAATACCATA
Above is a genomic segment from bacterium containing:
- a CDS encoding response regulator transcription factor, yielding MDKILVIEDNPSLNMVFEIRLSEAGYSVDCAETGMDGVNRAKTNEYQLILLDYNLPDINGAEVYNKLKNDKDFKKIPVIFVSAIGRDRLIKIVQDTGADDYINLPFQAKEVIEKVKEVLGRKKEQ